The proteins below are encoded in one region of Mus caroli chromosome 10, CAROLI_EIJ_v1.1, whole genome shotgun sequence:
- the Pcbd1 gene encoding pterin-4-alpha-carbinolamine dehydratase has translation MAGKAHRLSTEERDQLLPNLRAVGWNEVEGRDAIFKQFHFKDFNRAFGFMTRVALQAEKLDHHPEWFNVYNKVHITLSTHECAGLSERDINLASFIEQVAVSMT, from the exons ATG GCCGGCAAGGCACACAGGCTGAGCACCGAGGAGCGAGACCAGCTGCTGCCAAACCTGAGGGCTGTGGGGTGGAATGAAGTGGAAGGCCGAGATGCTATCTTCAAGCAGTTCCATTTTAAAGATTTCAACAGG GCTTTTGGCTTCATGACAAGAGTAGCCCTGCAGGCTGAAAAGCTGGACCACCATCCCGAGTGGTTTAACGTGTACAACAAG GTCCATATCACCTTGAGCACCCATGAATGTGCCGGTCTTTCGGAACGGGATATAAACCTGGCCAGCTTCATCGAACAAGTCGCCGTGTCTATGACATAG